One Hevea brasiliensis isolate MT/VB/25A 57/8 chromosome 5, ASM3005281v1, whole genome shotgun sequence genomic region harbors:
- the LOC110632006 gene encoding cytokinin riboside 5'-monophosphate phosphoribohydrolase LOG7 isoform X1, with product MEEIKSRFQRICVFCGSSTGKKASYQEAAVELGKELVERRIDLVYGGGSVGLMGLVSQVVHDGGRHVLGVIPKTLMPREIIGQTVGEVRAVSDMHQRKAEMARQADAFIALPGGYGTLEELLEVITWAQLGIHRKPVGLLNVDGFYNSLLSFIDKAVDEGFISPSSRRIIVSAPTAKQLVRQLEEYEAEHNEITSKLVWEEVDRLNYVPGSGVATS from the exons ATGGAAGAAATTAAGTCCAGGTTCCAGAGAATTTGTGTCTTCTGTGGTAGCAGTACGGGCAAGAAAGCCAGCTATCAAGAAGCCGCTGTTGAGTTGGGCAAAGAATTG GTGGAGAGAAGGATTGATTTGGTCTATGGAGGTGGGAGCGTGGGATTGATGGGTCTTGTTTCTCAGGTAGTTCATGATGGTGGGCGCCATGTTCTAGG AGTTATTCCAAAGACACTAATGCCCAGAGAG ATAATTGGTCAGACTGTTGGAGAAGTAAGAGCTGTTTCTGATATGCATCAAAGGAAAGCTGAGATGGCACGCCAAGCTGATGCTTTCATAGCCCTTCCAG GGGGCTATGGCACCCTTGAAGAATTGCTGGAAGTTATTACATGGGCTCAGCTTGGTATTCATCGCAAACCT GTGGGTCTCTTGAATGTTGACGGCTTCTATAATTCATTGTTGTCTTTCATTGATAAGGCCGTTGATGAGGGCTTCATATCTCCTAGCTCACGTCGCATTATCGTTTCTGCACCAACTGCCAAGCAATTGGTCAGACAACTTGAG GAATACGAAGCCGAACACAATGAAATAACATCCAAGCTAGTATGGGAGGAAGTTGACAGACTAAATTATGTGCCTGGATCAGGAGTAGCTACCTCGTAG
- the LOC110632006 gene encoding cytokinin riboside 5'-monophosphate phosphoribohydrolase LOG7 isoform X2, with product MGLVSQVVHDGGRHVLGVIPKTLMPREIIGQTVGEVRAVSDMHQRKAEMARQADAFIALPGGYGTLEELLEVITWAQLGIHRKPVGLLNVDGFYNSLLSFIDKAVDEGFISPSSRRIIVSAPTAKQLVRQLEEYEAEHNEITSKLVWEEVDRLNYVPGSGVATS from the exons ATGGGTCTTGTTTCTCAGGTAGTTCATGATGGTGGGCGCCATGTTCTAGG AGTTATTCCAAAGACACTAATGCCCAGAGAG ATAATTGGTCAGACTGTTGGAGAAGTAAGAGCTGTTTCTGATATGCATCAAAGGAAAGCTGAGATGGCACGCCAAGCTGATGCTTTCATAGCCCTTCCAG GGGGCTATGGCACCCTTGAAGAATTGCTGGAAGTTATTACATGGGCTCAGCTTGGTATTCATCGCAAACCT GTGGGTCTCTTGAATGTTGACGGCTTCTATAATTCATTGTTGTCTTTCATTGATAAGGCCGTTGATGAGGGCTTCATATCTCCTAGCTCACGTCGCATTATCGTTTCTGCACCAACTGCCAAGCAATTGGTCAGACAACTTGAG GAATACGAAGCCGAACACAATGAAATAACATCCAAGCTAGTATGGGAGGAAGTTGACAGACTAAATTATGTGCCTGGATCAGGAGTAGCTACCTCGTAG
- the LOC110631985 gene encoding 2-Cys peroxiredoxin BAS1, chloroplastic, whose protein sequence is MACSATSTTGLISSIAATTKSMVSPISKPSHLPLPSSFFGHRKPLQSRASRSISLNRGSYSRKSFVVKASGELPLVGNTAPDFEAEAVFDQEFIKVKLSEYIGKKYVILFFYPLDFTFVCPTEITAFSDRYAEFEKLNTEILGVSIDSVFSHLAWVQTDRKSGGLGDLKYPLISDVTKSISKSYGVLIPDQGIALRGLFIIDKEGVIQHSTINNLAIGRSVDETLRTLQALQYVQENPDEVCPAGWKPGEKSMKPDPKLSKEYFAAI, encoded by the exons atggcttGTTCAGCTACTTCAACCACCGGTCTCATCTCCTCAATAGCCGCCACCACCAAATCCATGGTTTCTCCCATCTCAAAACCCTCTCACCTACCTCTCCCCAGTTCCTTCTTTGGCCACCGTAAGCCTCTCCAATCTCGCGCCTCTCGATCCATCTCATTGAATCGTGGCTCTTATTCCAGGAAGAGCTTCGTTGTCAAGGCCAGT GGTGAGCTTCCACTGGTTGGAAATACAGCACCAGATTTCGAGGCAGAGGCTGTTTTTGATCAGGAGTTCATTAAG GTTAAACTCTCAGAATATATTGGGAAGAAATATGTGATTCTCTTTTTCTATCCATTGGACTTCACATTTGTTTGCCCCACAG AGATCACTGCTTTCAGTGACCGCTATGCAGAGTTTGAGAAGCTAAACACTGAAATATTGGGTGTTTCTATCGACAGTGTG TTCTCCCACCTTGCATGGGTTCAAACTGATAGAAAGTCAGGCGGTCTGGGAGATTTGAAGTATCCCTTGATATCTGATGTCACTAAATCAATTTCAAAATCTTATGGGGTGCTAATCCCTGATCAG GGAATTGCTTTGAGAGGACTTTTCATTATTGACAAAGAAGGAGTAATCCAACACTCCACCATTAACAATCTTGCTATTGGGCGAAGTGTTGATGAGACCTTGAGAACACTCCAG GCATTGCAATACGTTCAAGAAAATCCAGATGAAGTTTGCCCAGCAGGATGGAAGCCTGGAGAGAAGTCCATGAAGCCTGACCCGAAGCTGAGCAAGGAGTACTTCGCAGCAATATAA